Genomic window (Castor canadensis chromosome X, mCasCan1.hap1v2, whole genome shotgun sequence):
AACACTAATTTATTCACTTACAATGAGAATCAGCTGCCAGACTAGAAAATTCAGGTCAGCTGGGTAGCAAATACTCTCCCCATAAAAAAGTTTATATAGGAAAGCAATTACAATCAGATTACATGGGGTCAGTGGAGTCAGGGCAATGGCAGTTAGGTGACCATGATGATGGCTAATGAACCAAATTGGGATGGCTTGGTGCAGGGATAGACTGTCAAATGGTTTGCTGGTCAATATCCCATCAGATGCTAGGGAGATTACCTATGacctttgtttctttcattgcttCCTTTTTCTAGACTCCATGTAGGCCATTCTCTTGTTAACAATTCCTTCTTCATAATTATCATAAAATGATTAGATCCTACCTTGTTAGTACCAACCATGTAGCATATCTACCTCTCTAAAACTACATCCTTGATTTGATGTAGCGTTGCCATTTATAGTCTACATTTTTGAGTAGGTTACATCTCATCTGTTTTCTCTGTATTCTAATTAgttttactttaagaaaaatcCACTTAGGTACAAGTTCTGAGGGCATCCTTTTTAACTCTTTTTGTGCTAAGTAATGCCTCATCCTAGATGGACTATAGCAGATGGTGACACTATAAAAATAATGAGTACTGGAAAAATGGTTGTTAGCCAGAAAGCAGTAAAGCATTATCACAGATTTCCATAATACACACCCCCTGACTGTTGGATTGAATGATATGTCATAGAAGAGGTCCTTGATGGGAACACATCAACAAGGGACCCCCAGAAATGGGACGTGAACTGAAGTCTATAGCCTTGAATTGAATATCTTTTCTAAGCAGCTATGAAGTCTGaacatttcttttacaaaaaggtgatgttgctgaaaATGGAAGGTCCAAACAGGAAATAAGGTGACACATCTTTATGAGAGAGCCCACAATGATAAATTGGGAACCAAAGGTAAGGAAGTATTGGTAATCAAGTCATCTGAATGCTCCTATTGACATGCTAAGATCATATTGTAGTTGGTAAAAAAGTAACTGAAGGTCATTGGTtaatctttcattaaaaaattaatgggGATAGATCAGAATACCTTCAGGTAATCTCAAGTTACTCAAAGTTCAAATCGATATACTGGCTAGAGAATCTCATACAATCCAAGTACTGCAGTGGGAATTTCTTGGCAAAACTGGACTATGTGCACATGTCTCCTTATTGTGGTAGTTTGTGGAGTAATGTGGATTAGTATACCAAGCTATTGATAAAAGAGAATCTTCATGAATGCAAGTGAGGATTGGCACAGTGGTTAGTGAGGCACTGATGGGTGTAAAAATATATTCGTTGGTGCTATGGGATGAGAATGTAAGGCCCTACCTGGGTTTAAGTATTGAAAATTAAGCACAGTTCTCCAGGAACAATGCCAAAGCACAATGGAACTTCATATTCTGAGAGGGCTTTGTGACTGTTAAGGAGTATGTGGAATTACTGATGTTCAGAAAATTCATTCTAGAGGAACATATCAGCATCAAGAAGTGGGAACAGAGAGGACTGGTAATTATCAGCAAACATTGACCATCACTGGATATCCTCAACATATGTGGAAACCTAAAGTAGTATCATTAGTGTACGGGATGGGGGTAAGCTGGGATTGATAGAGCTTGGCTTAAAGTATGTACGCACCAGAAAGTTTATTCCTCAAAGAAGGGCCAATAGTTTCAAGCAGTATTCAAATGGCCATACAATCTGGTTTGGCAATAGTGAAGATGTTCAGTTAGACAAGCAGTATTCTTTAGATGGCAGTAAAATGCATAGCTGTGTGGAAGTGTGGAAGAGCTGTGGTTCCAGGAAGGTTGGTTTGTACTGAAGCTAGACCCTAGTCAATAGGTGGAACAGAATCCAACCTGTAGCAGGAGAATATTGGTAGGATATAATAAGCCAACTAGGATTTCAGACAAATGGCCTAAACCAACAGGACACTAGGACACAGATCAAAGAGGATGAGGATGAAAATTTTGGGCTCAATCCTAGGTATACAAGATACAGGATGTGGGCTAACCAACTCATCCCAGATCTTATCCCTTGGTGGGGATGGGAATCCCAATATACTTTCAGGGTTATTTTTATTGGCTTAGAGGAGGCAGACTTTTGCCTGCAGACTTTCAGTACTTTTGGAGGAATTGATGCCAACTGGAGAAGTGCTCTGAATTGTTTTCATCATTGTTAAGTCATGTTGGTAAGGTGTCAGTGCCCACTGAACAAGATTTGGTTCTCCACGTTCCTTGAAGCATAAGAGTTTATAGATGCTTGAAAAGTGGTATCAGAGACACAAATTTTCAAAGTGACTTACTGGGCTCCTCTTACTGGTGATCTGGGTTATTTGTCCTTGCTGGGGCTCTAGAACGTTTGGCAAGGCAATCTTTTGTGAAATGACCAGCCTGGCTGCAATAGAGGCACAACTGAGTTTCTTGCTGGCGGGCTCTTTTGGCAGGGGTAAGAGGCATTGGGCCTTCTCTAAGCTGTGTATGCTCTTCTTTGGGTGGTAGACCTGTGGAGCTGAAGAGGGATTGATGGTGGATCAGGGAAGTCAAGATTGGGAGCTGGGTGTCTGACTGTAGGAGCTCTGGCTTGTTATTATGTTTCTTGTCCAACTGAATGCACTGGGCGATCAGGTCTGGGAGGTTGCCCATCGTATTTGTGACACAATCTTCATCTTGGATGGGAGCAGTCAGTCCTTCTTGGAATCCATTATTCTGATTGGTTTCATTACAACTCAGATTTTGAGCAAGGATCTGGAAAGTAGTAGCATCCTGCTGGGAGAAGTTGTCCCTTTTGCCAATCTTAGCATTCATCACAGGGTTCAATTCTTGCTTAGTAGGTTCACCAGATGACTTCTGGAACTCAAGAACAAAGTTCTCATATTGCTTCAGTAAAGTACTCTGGTCAGTCCCAGATATCACCCCATGTCTTTGCATCTGCTGAGATAAGTAGTCACAAAAGAACATAACCTGGGCATCGTCTGCAGTATTGGGGAGCTTGAGAGCTTTCAAATTAGCAGTAATCTGAGCAAGAAATCCTGAGAGACTGGCAGGGTCATCATGAAACTGGGTGAGATGCTCCATTAAATAGGGTGCAGACATCACTGGGGAAGTTAAGGCAGGCATGACTGGTCTGCACAGAGCAGGGTTATCCTCTGTCAGAAGCTGCATTTGTGGCTTCAGAATCAGATTATCTCCCCAAAGAAAGGAAGGCTCAACCTGTAAGGAAGATGGTGATTCTTTGCACTTCTCCATTGTGTCTTCTGGAATCAGGAGGGCTTGAATAGAATTTTAGTACTAATACTAAAGACCAATGGGCAAACAGTGGGTTTGATCTGTGATCACAGAAGCAGTGTCATAAGCAAGTAGCCAAAACTGTTAATTATGAAAAGTCACTAGGGGATGCTGGGAGCTGAGCTGGAGAGATGCCGAAAATTGTCATCTGCTACTTAAGGTTGCTTCTTCTTCATGGAGAGTGTCAATGTTCTGCACATTCAGAAGAACTATATTACCTTAGAACACATAGAGGATTTAAAATtaagaagatatatatatatatatatatatatatatatatatatatatatgtatatatataagagTCACAGTagtttttctcctccctccctttccttgtAATAGAGCAGCAATTGGGCCTCATACTATGCCTTCATTCtaatatgtctttttaaaaaatcagagtaaatgaattttagaatccAAAGTGATCTTAAATATCATGTAGGCCAAATTTGTAAttacacagatgagaaaatagagaCTCACAGAAGCAATGGTGTTTGCCCAAGATCATCCAGCTGGCTAATATCAGACCTGGTATGGTTATAGGGCTGCTATCCAAAATAGCACTTCTTCCAGGACCACAAATGTGCTCATTTGTATTTAGTACTTGAGCATGATGATACTTCACACTCTTGGATACTCATAATGTGATCTCAGAACAAGGGGTATAGGTTTCATCAGGAAtgttgttagaaatgcagaatctcaggtccAATCCAAGACCTGCTGAATCACTTTTCACACTTTAACAAGATTTCCAAGGTGATTAGAAGTTTGAGAAATACTGCTGTAGAGAGCAGTAAGTCCAAATTAGAAAAATCACTCACTGGATTTCATCCATAGTACCCCAGACCTAGTCTGCATTGCTGTGGGGATCTGATTGCTGCAATGTTAATAAATCTATTATTTTCTGGTTACCCAGACCCTGTCTGAGGTCACATTTTGTTGCCATGGAAATGATTCAGGCATCATAGGCGAGATGAAGAGGTAAGATTTAGAACCTAGTGAACAAGAACTCAATATTCTTAaaagtataacaataaaaatattcagcAGTCCTCCAGGCATTGATAGAATAAAACAaccaataaatgttaaaaataatccCTAAAACATATGGCATATCAGTTGCATTATTTTGCACTTCAGTTTCTCTCATTGCCCTTTCTTATGTAGTACactatttaaattcatttaaattaacCACTTGTGGGCAAAAATATGTAtcattaaatcttttaaaatataaaagttacCAGGCCTGGTAgtgcacgcctgcaatcccagcatttagaagataggcaggaggatcatgagttcaatggcagcctgggctatagtGAAACCctgcttataaataaataaaatataagacatGTTTCCTCAGGTTTCATTTAATGTGTTCTCCTCTCTTGGTCTCTGGAAAATTACTGGAAGACTGAAATAGTGTTAGATTGGGGGGCAGAGGAGATAAAACAATTGGGAgtataacacatatatgcatggaaatatcacaaggaaactccatgtgtagctaactttatctcaaactcgcaaaaatgtcatgtttttctttatctcttttctattctacaaaatcagagaacaggagggtagaagaGGTCCTGCCCaagagggaggggcaggaaaAGGTGGTAGGAGAGTGAATAGGTTGCAGAAAATGTTTACACATGCTTgttaatgcaaaaatgatacctgttaaactgttccatgaatcagGAAAGAGGGGTATAAAGTGGAAGGGAgaaaggggtaaattcaagtatgaataGGCACAATGTAACCCCACCGTGCAGCAcaagaacaaaggaaaacaaagattgGGGGCCTGAAACTCTGATCCAAACACTATCATGAGTGTTAGTTGACCTTGAAGAACTCatttgggtctcagtttcctttaTCTTATGAAGATGACTATCTTGTCTACAACAGAAGACTGTTGTATCAATGTGCAAACAGTTAGGTGCTCTGAATGGCAAAAAATGAGAGGTTGCATCCCAAATTGTTCCAGTACAGCTGAACAATGCCCAATGATGAAGCTTTATGCTTATCACATATCGCCAAAGTAGGGAGATACTGTTATACACTCCTTTCTGTTTTCCTATCCACACATCAACCTTCTGGTTTCATGATCTACCTTCCTGACATCTTCCTCTTCCTAGGTGCGAATTGATAAGTTCATTTCTGTCATTCCAGCTCAGTATCAACTAGTAATAGGATAataaaatgctagctaatatggGTTAATGATTGGTTTTTCTTgagacatttattttttactcAGATTTTAATATCCATAAGAATCAACTCAGTCCTAATCCTTAGCAAGTCTGATTTGGTAGGTTTGGGGTAGATCccaggaatctgtattttaacaagcTGGTCACTTGGTTTCTAATATAATGGTCCCTGTGCAAAACAGTACGTCAAATAATAAAGCCATATTAGTTACACAGAGATGTAGGGATGGGAAGAAGATACATTTGGTGGTAAGAAGTTAGTCCTCATGTAACATAGAAAGGGTCATACTCCATTCTACTTCTGCATAAATCCCACAAAAGGCCCTCACTGTTCATTACAACTGTTCATCTATATCAAGCATTGAAAAGAAAGAGTTagctccacttcacgttaaatggagaaacgaggagggcccctggggccgccagtggccggcgcccatacggcttggaaagacgcggaccaggtgagcttcgcagtatcgcagtacccccacagacaagcctggtccagagcagcatagccccctggacagacagacctccacctgggaaaaaaagagaaactgagtaataagcaataagaacagttaagacacgctggaaagagggtggggcgccctgagcgctgaagattgggggaagggaatccttcccgggactgtaaataaacaagccaggcgggccggagagcctctggcgggagcggggcgcgcacccagcaaccaggagcgggaaagcttttgagagtggtggagggaggaaaactccacaggagaggagggaagacccacttcccacgtgaactgtaaataaacaaggtggctggcaggagcagcagcaccacccagtaagcaggagcaggaaagcttctgaaagtggcagtgggaggaaaactccagaggagacgggggaagacccacctcccacatgaactgtaaataaacacacaggcctgacaacgcaggtgaAGCGGCAcgtttcccagtgcttggaaaggggaaagcttgtagcagaggctcccacacaggagatctcggagcaaacaaagcctgcagggccaggtgagtgctagctcaccccagagatctgcataaataatgctgccagctataggctgagagcagcaggcaggcaagccacagttgcagataccactctcagaactgtctccagatgcttttttttctttttctccctacctttgatgagagaacaaccgaattacacctgcaagccgaaaaacttactgaaactgtattgcatttgaacttgggacacttggtggggctttttgtgtgtgtgtgtgagtgtgtgtgtgtgtgtgagtgtgtagttttgttctactttatgcaacccctttgatgagacaactacagaacaacatctgaggcaccaactccaggactggagattgagatggacgcccaaattattaagactgaaactgcattgcatacaaacttggaagttttttgttttttttttaattttctattttccattttattttaattcatttttatatatagatatttcttacatttactcattttttatttttttatctttgattttcaatcctctctctgtccctctaatgtctgttcagcttactgtcgattagtacactaacactccctgtttatacctttgaaactctcttgtctgataccttgttctgctttctccctcttgtctgtatatttgttttccccttttctttaacttcttgctttccatctcagctcacccttccattctaaatattaccattgttattattacaagctagaaaatacttaattacacacggtacagggacagtaacaacaccaaggacaatgacgggaagacagaaaaaacagggaaaccagtttccccacagcaaaaaattagtacaggaaccagaaaggaatgaagaaaacagaaactcagagccagactccaacaaaatgaagataaactatgccaaaggacccaatgaagcccacaagaataatttaaaagaagacatactacaagtactcaatgagaattttatagagatgatactggatagggtcaaccaaatgtacaggagacactcaagaaattccaagacaataaaaatagagaatttgaaaaagcaaaagaagaaataaaggaaaccatagaagcactgtataaacaccaaagtgaaagagagaacacaatgaataaacagataaatgaactcaggacaaaaatagacaacattaaagaggaaaactgccatgatatggaaaaccttagaaaaaagaatgaaacagaactgcaaaacaaaatggaaggccaatccagcagaatagaacaaacagaagacagagtcttagaacttgaagatgaaatggtaattaaaggaaaaactgaagaactattaattaaacaactcaagacctgtgaaaagaaaatgcaagaactcactgactccatcaaaagaccaaacttgagaatcatgggcatcgaagaaggagaagaggtgcaagcgaagggaatgcgtaatatattcaacaaaataataacggaaaatttcccaaatctagagaaagatattcccatacaaatgcaagaggcctccaggacaccaaacagaccagatcaaaatagaactactccacgacatatcatcattaaaacaacaagttcagaaactaaggaaagaatattgaaggctgcaagagagaaaaaacaagtaacatacaaaggtaaacccatcaaaatcacagcagacttctcaacagaaacattaaaagcaagaagagcatggggtgagatcttccgggcactgaatgaaaataacttcaaccccaggatactctacccagcaaaggtatcattcaaaatagatggaggaataaaagtcttccatgataagcagaaactaaaacaatatgtgaccacaaagccaccattacaaaagattctgcaagggatcctgcacacagaaagtgacacccaacttaaccatgaaaaggcaggcagcaccaaaccacaggataagaaaaagcaagacagtagagagtaacatcaagttaggtacacacaatcaaaccttcaaacaactaagaaaactaaatggcaggaatcaccacatgcctatcagtactaacgatcaatgt
Coding sequences:
- the Rtl4 gene encoding retrotransposon Gag-like protein 4, which codes for MEKCKESPSSLQVEPSFLWGDNLILKPQMQLLTEDNPALCRPVMPALTSPVMSAPYLMEHLTQFHDDPASLSGFLAQITANLKALKLPNTADDAQVMFFCDYLSQQMQRHGVISGTDQSTLLKQYENFVLEFQKSSGEPTKQELNPVMNAKIGKRDNFSQQDATTFQILAQNLSCNETNQNNGFQEGLTAPIQDEDCVTNTMGNLPDLIAQCIQLDKKHNNKPELLQSDTQLPILTSLIHHQSLFSSTGLPPKEEHTQLREGPMPLTPAKRARQQETQLCLYCSQAGHFTKDCLAKRSRAPARTNNPDHQ